In Trifolium pratense cultivar HEN17-A07 linkage group LG7, ARS_RC_1.1, whole genome shotgun sequence, a genomic segment contains:
- the LOC123898941 gene encoding uncharacterized protein LOC123898941: MARCPAKKPNPPRRRGQEFAVVTPNQVFDADFSRKYNVSFKPVSYDNDPSESDRLKKCSALAIANYNMLKGTNYQVVNVEMATYDLVAGIVYHITFKARNAENENECSSFQATVFHDKYIREVMYIRKKGSRNWCDGSLSEVVKTEPSEEGESANPVIHQGMRGPQQPLLVYSRRKGNRVHNE; encoded by the exons ATGGCACGTTGTCCTGCAAAAAAGCCAAATCCTCCTCGTCGCCGTGGCCAGGAGTTTGCCGTTGTTACTCCTAATCAG GTTTTTGATGCCGATTTTTCGCGAAAATACAACGTATCATTTAAGCCGGTTTCTTATGACAACGATCCTAGCGAGTCTGATAGGCTAAAGAAATGTTCCGCTTTGGCCATAGCGAATTATAATATGCTAAAGGGTACAAACTACCAAGTTGTCAATGTTGAGATGGCTACTTATGATTTAGTTGCTGGAATCGTTTACCATATCACCTTTAAAGCCAGGAATGCTGAGAATGAGAATGAATGTAGCTCTTTTCAAGCCACTGTGTTTCATGACAAATATATAagagaggttatgtatatcaggaAGAAAGGGAGCCGTAATTg GTGTGATGGGAGTCTCAGCGAGGTTGTTAAGACTGAACCTAGTGAGGAGGGGGAATCAGCTAATCCTGTTATCCACCAGGGCATGAGAGGGCCCCAGCAGCCGTTATTGGTGTATTCTAGAAGAAAGGGTAATAGGGTCCACAATGAGTAG